Proteins encoded within one genomic window of Episyrphus balteatus chromosome 1, idEpiBalt1.1, whole genome shotgun sequence:
- the LOC129907014 gene encoding synaptic vesicle glycoprotein 2B-like isoform X1: MDDDSEQALLMGNQHSSNAMRYTDGPSVGPLLRPDADAGATPTSYENDIQNGGNNSFQNDNPGMKNSSGNNASDQNHSTDILTDIMVKAGGATLRQQFHADALKQIGFGRYQIILIITTGIALATQVAQLFSLYFIMPSIDLEFCMTPLQKKTLIHSNLIGAFFGATFTSGCAELFGRKRTLLTCFICMIIFSIVAAFMPVFRFFGAARMFASAFGAGTFPIAATYVCETTPPHLRGRALGMVTSTGGIGAMLAAVISWSILPKSGMQLMQELDEHFSGWHTYSLVMAMPAIVVIIGLVFLNESPRWLLSRGREAEALKIYQKMYRWNNSKGTYSFLEMAVPRMKYRKSSGSGEKKSGFLNCLSEIFCCYRSPVWRTNGIIACIWILAMFVGYGLPVYAFNNGRYIESHQFTERTNYTIYKTFDNVEFSEDIVNRIFGSCNFVNCTFNQKLLNYVQFENCTFVNSNFHGITAAYTTFWYSIFNNVKFIDTNLKSKNFIGCEKINTEFDQINSDCDQPFELYTFFYKVMHDANIEVIVPSIIVLFWGGEILNRIGRIQFATSCILIALAVCSLIEFVSDGEYIYWTVGFVQGSILCGLQALTLYSIEFNGTMVRSLICGIQVSFGFWGAFLGSIVYDKIMPEGNARVVALASVLCLFVLCFLSTFLKETKKLL; the protein is encoded by the exons ATGGATGACGATTCTGAACAAGCCCTTTTAATGGGCAATCAACATTCTTCAAATGCAATGAGATATACAGATGGACCAAGTGTTGGACCACTTCTTCGTCCTGATGCAGATGCTGGTGCAACACCAACGTCATACGAAAATGATATTCAAAATGGGGGCAATAATAGCTTCCAGAATGACAATCCGGGAATG AAGAATTCTTCAGGAAATAATGCATCCGACCAAAATCATAGCACCGACATACTAACAGATATTATGGTTAAAGCGGGTGGTGCAACTTTAAGACAACAATTCCATGCAGATGCTCTCAAGCAA attgGATTTGGACGATATCAAATAATTCTAATTATTACAACAGGAATTGCTCTAGCAACTCAAGTTGCTCAACTATTTTCTCTATACTTCATAATGCCATCAattgatttggaattttgcatgaCACCACTGCAAAAGAAAACACTAATTCACTCCAATCTAATTGGAGCATTTTTTGGTGCAACATTTACAAGTGGTTGTGCTGAGCTATTTGGCCGAAAGAGAACACTCTTAACTTGTTTTATCTGCAtgataatattttctattgttgCAGCATTTATGCcagtttttagatttttcggtGCAGCTCGAATGTTTGCTTCAGCTTTTGGAGCAGGGACATTCCCAATTGCTGCAACTTATGTCTGTGAAACAACTCCACCACATTTGAGAGGTCGAGCTTTGGGAATGGTAACTTCGACAGGAGGGATTGGAGCTATGCTTGCTGCTGTAATATCTTGGTCAATATTACCGAAATCTGGGATGCAACTGATGCAGGAACTTGATGAACATTTCAGTGGATGGCATACTTATTCGTTGGTAATGGCAATGCCTGCCATAGTTGTAATTATTGGATTGGTGTTTCTTAATGAATCACCTCGGTGGTTATTGAGCCGAGGTAGGGAAGCCGAGGCTCTGAAGATCTATCAGAAAATGTATCGTTGGAATAACTCAAAGGGAACATACAGTTTTCTAGAAATGGCTGTTCCCAGGATGAAATATAGAAAGAGTTCTGGAAGTGGTGAAAAGAAAAGTGGTTTCTTAAATTGTTTGTCGGAG ATTTTCTGTTGCTATCGTTCCCCAGTTTGGAGGACCAATGGAATAATTGCTTGTATTTGGATATTAGCCATGTTTGTTGGCTATGGACTTCCAGTTTATGCTTTTAATAATGGCCGATATATAGAATCTCATCAATTTACTGAAAGAACA AACTATACCATCTATAAAACATTTGATAATGTTGAATTTTCTGAAGACATTGTAAATAGAATTTTCGGAAGCTGTAATTTCGTCAATTGTACATTCaatcaaaaactgttaaattaTGTACAATTTGAGAATTGTACATTCGTTAATAGTAATTTTCATGGAATCACTGCCGCTTACACAACATTTTGgtattcaattttcaataatGTCAA attcatCGATACAAAtctaaaatcgaaaaattttattggctGTGAAAAGATTAACACAGAATTTGATCAGATTAACAGCGATTGTGATCAACCTTTTGAACTTTATACATTTTTCTACAAAGTAATGCACGATGCTAATATTGAGGTGATTGTTCCATCGATAATAGTCCTGTTTTGGGGTGGTGAGATACTCAATCGGATTGGTCGAATTCAATTTGCAA CTTCTTGCATTCTAATTGCTTTGGCAGTTTGCTCATTAATTGAGTTCGTTTCCGACGGAGAGTACATTTATTGGACTGTTGGATTTGTTCAAGGATCTATTCTGTGTGGTTTGCAGGCTTTAACTTTGTACTCGATTGAATTTAATGGCACAATGGTCAG ATCCTTAATTTGTGGAATTCAAGTAAGCTTTGGCTTTTGGGGTGCATTCCTGGGATCTATTGTTTATGATAAAATAATGCCAGAAGGAAATGCACGTGTTGTTGCATTGGCATCAGTACTTTGTCTCTTTGTATTGTGTTTTTTGAGTACATTCCTTaaagaaacaaagaaattaTTGTAA
- the LOC129907117 gene encoding putative ammonium transporter 2 isoform X1, which yields MTTKANVTASQATALKGVFRNGSYVIPGVYDLSVEDTNWVLTSSFIIFTMQTGFGMLESGCVSIKNEVNIMMKNVVDIVLGGFTYWLFGYGMSFGRGPLSNPFIAIGDFLIDPPVGDPLMGQIFSAFLFQLSFATTATTIVSGAMAERTNFKAYCLFSLLNTAVYCIPAGWVWGEHGFLNNLGAVDIAGSGPVHLIGGASAFASAAMLGPRLGRYADGYDPLPLGNPVNACMGLFVLWWGWLAFNSGSTYGVSGAKWQYAARAAVMTMLGSFGGGVSSLGYSLWRNEGRLDIIDLINGILGSLVSITAGCFLFRAWEALLIGALGALLCCVAMPLFDRLGVDDPVGASAVHGVCGIWGVLAVGLFADNPIPLGTTKGRTGLFKGGGWYLLGIQSLSAFCLVCWGICSTFLLLYIVNKIIPIRMEPNEELLGADLMEHRIRHSQIGLSRAISALAPLKIDLEEIVGIRPIGLNPGHEKSLDELRAAEDKLNQWRSYLDQMGPTKRKSQASLSDDSPSTAVRRKSIAGNSLSKKIHSLRGKIPETTEHVAVSGVGGVFKNKNAEVPTVSKGKDNGTFAWID from the exons ATGACAACAAAAGCCAATGTGACAGCTTCACAAGCTACCGCATTGAAAGGCGTATTCCGAAATGGCAGCTATGTGATACCAGGAGTTTACGATTTGAGTGTCGAGGACACAAATTGGGTGTTGACTTCGTCATTCATCATTTTCACAATGCAAACTG gttttggcaTGCTCGAATCCGGTTGCGTGTCAATAAAAAATGAAGTCAACATCATGATGAAAAATGTCGTCGACATAGTTTTGGGTGGATTTACATATTGGCTTTTTGGTTATGGAATGTCATTTGGACGTGGGCCACTTTCAAATCCATTCATTGCAATTGGAGACTTTTTAATTGATCCGCCTGTTGGAGATCCACTAATGGGTCAAATATTTTCGGCTTTTCTTTTCCAATTATCATTTGCAACCACAGCGACTACAATTGTCAGTGGAGCTATGGCTGAACG GACTAATTTCAAGGCgtattgtttattttctttgctAAATACCGCTGTGTATTGCATACCTGCTGGATGGGTATGGGGTGAGCATGGTTTTCTAAATAATTTGGGAGCTGTTGATATTGCTGGAAGTGGGCCAGTTCATTTGATTG GTGGCGCTTCTGCATTTGCTTCAGCAGCAATGCTCGGACCAAGGCTTGGACGATATGCAGATGGATATGATCCTTTGCCACTTGGCAACCCTGTCAATGCGTGCATGGGACTTTTTGTCCTCTGGTGGGGATGGTTGGCTTTCAACTCGGGTAGCACATACGGAGTTAGTGGAGCAAAATGGCAGTATGCAGCCAGAGCTGCAGTAATGACCATGCTTGGTTCATTTGGTGGTGGAGTTAGTAGCCTTGGCTACTCGCTATGGCGAAACGAAGGTCGATTAGATATAATCGACCTTATCAACGGAATTTTGGGTTCCTTAGTTTCTATCACTGCTGGGTGCTTCTTATTCCGTGCCTGGGAAGCATTACTTATTGGAGCTCTAGGAGCTCTTTTATGCTGTGTGGCAATGCCATTATTCGACAGACTCGGTGTCGATGATCCAGTTGGAGCCAGTGCTGTTCATGGTGTTTGTGGTATTTGGGGTGTCCTAGCTGTTGGATTGTTTGCTGATAATCCAATCCCCTTGGGAACAACCAAAGGACGAACGGGATTATTCAAAGGTGGTGGCTGGTATCTTCTTGGAATTCAAAGCTTATCGGCATTTTGTCTTGTCTGTTGGGGTATTTGTTCCACATTTCTTCTACTCTATATTGTCAATAAAATCATTCCCATCCGAATGGAGCCAAATGAAGAACTTTTGGGTGCTGATTTAATGGAACACAGAATTCGACACTCACAAATTGGTCTTTCAAGAGCTATCTCAGCTTTGGCaccattaaaaattgatttggaagaaattgTTGGAATTAGACCAATCGGATTGAATCCTGGACATGAGAAGAGTCTTGATGAATTGAGAGCTGCTGAGGATAAACTTAATCAATGGCGTTCGTATTTGGATCAAATGGGTCCGACAAAACGTAAATCACAAGCTTCGTTGAGTGATGATTCTCCGAGTACGGCTGTAAGAAGGAAGAGTATTGCTGGCAATAGTCTTTCAAAGAAAATTCACAGCTTACGTGGTAAGATTCCGGAGACAACGGAACATGTTGCTGTTAGTGGGGTGGGGggagtatttaaaaataaaaatgcagaagTGCCAACAGTTTCAAAGGGAAAGGATAATGGAACGTTTGCTTGGATTGATTAA
- the LOC129907117 gene encoding putative ammonium transporter 2 isoform X2 produces MATSANETSSSYVVPEIYDASIVDTSWVLISSFIIFTMQTGFGMLESGCVSIKNEVNIMMKNVVDIVLGGFTYWLFGYGMSFGRGPLSNPFIAIGDFLIDPPVGDPLMGQIFSAFLFQLSFATTATTIVSGAMAERTNFKAYCLFSLLNTAVYCIPAGWVWGEHGFLNNLGAVDIAGSGPVHLIGGASAFASAAMLGPRLGRYADGYDPLPLGNPVNACMGLFVLWWGWLAFNSGSTYGVSGAKWQYAARAAVMTMLGSFGGGVSSLGYSLWRNEGRLDIIDLINGILGSLVSITAGCFLFRAWEALLIGALGALLCCVAMPLFDRLGVDDPVGASAVHGVCGIWGVLAVGLFADNPIPLGTTKGRTGLFKGGGWYLLGIQSLSAFCLVCWGICSTFLLLYIVNKIIPIRMEPNEELLGADLMEHRIRHSQIGLSRAISALAPLKIDLEEIVGIRPIGLNPGHEKSLDELRAAEDKLNQWRSYLDQMGPTKRKSQASLSDDSPSTAVRRKSIAGNSLSKKIHSLRGKIPETTEHVAVSGVGGVFKNKNAEVPTVSKGKDNGTFAWID; encoded by the exons ATGGCAACAAGCGCTAATGAGACTAGTAGCAGCTATGTGGTGCCAGAAATTTACGATGCAAGTATCGTGGATACAAGTTGGGTGTTGATTTCGTCCTTTATCATTTTTACAATGCAAACTG gttttggcaTGCTCGAATCCGGTTGCGTGTCAATAAAAAATGAAGTCAACATCATGATGAAAAATGTCGTCGACATAGTTTTGGGTGGATTTACATATTGGCTTTTTGGTTATGGAATGTCATTTGGACGTGGGCCACTTTCAAATCCATTCATTGCAATTGGAGACTTTTTAATTGATCCGCCTGTTGGAGATCCACTAATGGGTCAAATATTTTCGGCTTTTCTTTTCCAATTATCATTTGCAACCACAGCGACTACAATTGTCAGTGGAGCTATGGCTGAACG GACTAATTTCAAGGCgtattgtttattttctttgctAAATACCGCTGTGTATTGCATACCTGCTGGATGGGTATGGGGTGAGCATGGTTTTCTAAATAATTTGGGAGCTGTTGATATTGCTGGAAGTGGGCCAGTTCATTTGATTG GTGGCGCTTCTGCATTTGCTTCAGCAGCAATGCTCGGACCAAGGCTTGGACGATATGCAGATGGATATGATCCTTTGCCACTTGGCAACCCTGTCAATGCGTGCATGGGACTTTTTGTCCTCTGGTGGGGATGGTTGGCTTTCAACTCGGGTAGCACATACGGAGTTAGTGGAGCAAAATGGCAGTATGCAGCCAGAGCTGCAGTAATGACCATGCTTGGTTCATTTGGTGGTGGAGTTAGTAGCCTTGGCTACTCGCTATGGCGAAACGAAGGTCGATTAGATATAATCGACCTTATCAACGGAATTTTGGGTTCCTTAGTTTCTATCACTGCTGGGTGCTTCTTATTCCGTGCCTGGGAAGCATTACTTATTGGAGCTCTAGGAGCTCTTTTATGCTGTGTGGCAATGCCATTATTCGACAGACTCGGTGTCGATGATCCAGTTGGAGCCAGTGCTGTTCATGGTGTTTGTGGTATTTGGGGTGTCCTAGCTGTTGGATTGTTTGCTGATAATCCAATCCCCTTGGGAACAACCAAAGGACGAACGGGATTATTCAAAGGTGGTGGCTGGTATCTTCTTGGAATTCAAAGCTTATCGGCATTTTGTCTTGTCTGTTGGGGTATTTGTTCCACATTTCTTCTACTCTATATTGTCAATAAAATCATTCCCATCCGAATGGAGCCAAATGAAGAACTTTTGGGTGCTGATTTAATGGAACACAGAATTCGACACTCACAAATTGGTCTTTCAAGAGCTATCTCAGCTTTGGCaccattaaaaattgatttggaagaaattgTTGGAATTAGACCAATCGGATTGAATCCTGGACATGAGAAGAGTCTTGATGAATTGAGAGCTGCTGAGGATAAACTTAATCAATGGCGTTCGTATTTGGATCAAATGGGTCCGACAAAACGTAAATCACAAGCTTCGTTGAGTGATGATTCTCCGAGTACGGCTGTAAGAAGGAAGAGTATTGCTGGCAATAGTCTTTCAAAGAAAATTCACAGCTTACGTGGTAAGATTCCGGAGACAACGGAACATGTTGCTGTTAGTGGGGTGGGGggagtatttaaaaataaaaatgcagaagTGCCAACAGTTTCAAAGGGAAAGGATAATGGAACGTTTGCTTGGATTGATTAA
- the LOC129907014 gene encoding synaptic vesicle glycoprotein 2B-like isoform X2: MDDDSEQALLMGNQHSSNAMRYTDGPSVGPLLRPDADAGATPTSYENDIQNGGNNSFQNDNPGMNSSGNNASDQNHSTDILTDIMVKAGGATLRQQFHADALKQIGFGRYQIILIITTGIALATQVAQLFSLYFIMPSIDLEFCMTPLQKKTLIHSNLIGAFFGATFTSGCAELFGRKRTLLTCFICMIIFSIVAAFMPVFRFFGAARMFASAFGAGTFPIAATYVCETTPPHLRGRALGMVTSTGGIGAMLAAVISWSILPKSGMQLMQELDEHFSGWHTYSLVMAMPAIVVIIGLVFLNESPRWLLSRGREAEALKIYQKMYRWNNSKGTYSFLEMAVPRMKYRKSSGSGEKKSGFLNCLSEIFCCYRSPVWRTNGIIACIWILAMFVGYGLPVYAFNNGRYIESHQFTERTNYTIYKTFDNVEFSEDIVNRIFGSCNFVNCTFNQKLLNYVQFENCTFVNSNFHGITAAYTTFWYSIFNNVKFIDTNLKSKNFIGCEKINTEFDQINSDCDQPFELYTFFYKVMHDANIEVIVPSIIVLFWGGEILNRIGRIQFATSCILIALAVCSLIEFVSDGEYIYWTVGFVQGSILCGLQALTLYSIEFNGTMVRSLICGIQVSFGFWGAFLGSIVYDKIMPEGNARVVALASVLCLFVLCFLSTFLKETKKLL; this comes from the exons ATGGATGACGATTCTGAACAAGCCCTTTTAATGGGCAATCAACATTCTTCAAATGCAATGAGATATACAGATGGACCAAGTGTTGGACCACTTCTTCGTCCTGATGCAGATGCTGGTGCAACACCAACGTCATACGAAAATGATATTCAAAATGGGGGCAATAATAGCTTCCAGAATGACAATCCGGGAATG AATTCTTCAGGAAATAATGCATCCGACCAAAATCATAGCACCGACATACTAACAGATATTATGGTTAAAGCGGGTGGTGCAACTTTAAGACAACAATTCCATGCAGATGCTCTCAAGCAA attgGATTTGGACGATATCAAATAATTCTAATTATTACAACAGGAATTGCTCTAGCAACTCAAGTTGCTCAACTATTTTCTCTATACTTCATAATGCCATCAattgatttggaattttgcatgaCACCACTGCAAAAGAAAACACTAATTCACTCCAATCTAATTGGAGCATTTTTTGGTGCAACATTTACAAGTGGTTGTGCTGAGCTATTTGGCCGAAAGAGAACACTCTTAACTTGTTTTATCTGCAtgataatattttctattgttgCAGCATTTATGCcagtttttagatttttcggtGCAGCTCGAATGTTTGCTTCAGCTTTTGGAGCAGGGACATTCCCAATTGCTGCAACTTATGTCTGTGAAACAACTCCACCACATTTGAGAGGTCGAGCTTTGGGAATGGTAACTTCGACAGGAGGGATTGGAGCTATGCTTGCTGCTGTAATATCTTGGTCAATATTACCGAAATCTGGGATGCAACTGATGCAGGAACTTGATGAACATTTCAGTGGATGGCATACTTATTCGTTGGTAATGGCAATGCCTGCCATAGTTGTAATTATTGGATTGGTGTTTCTTAATGAATCACCTCGGTGGTTATTGAGCCGAGGTAGGGAAGCCGAGGCTCTGAAGATCTATCAGAAAATGTATCGTTGGAATAACTCAAAGGGAACATACAGTTTTCTAGAAATGGCTGTTCCCAGGATGAAATATAGAAAGAGTTCTGGAAGTGGTGAAAAGAAAAGTGGTTTCTTAAATTGTTTGTCGGAG ATTTTCTGTTGCTATCGTTCCCCAGTTTGGAGGACCAATGGAATAATTGCTTGTATTTGGATATTAGCCATGTTTGTTGGCTATGGACTTCCAGTTTATGCTTTTAATAATGGCCGATATATAGAATCTCATCAATTTACTGAAAGAACA AACTATACCATCTATAAAACATTTGATAATGTTGAATTTTCTGAAGACATTGTAAATAGAATTTTCGGAAGCTGTAATTTCGTCAATTGTACATTCaatcaaaaactgttaaattaTGTACAATTTGAGAATTGTACATTCGTTAATAGTAATTTTCATGGAATCACTGCCGCTTACACAACATTTTGgtattcaattttcaataatGTCAA attcatCGATACAAAtctaaaatcgaaaaattttattggctGTGAAAAGATTAACACAGAATTTGATCAGATTAACAGCGATTGTGATCAACCTTTTGAACTTTATACATTTTTCTACAAAGTAATGCACGATGCTAATATTGAGGTGATTGTTCCATCGATAATAGTCCTGTTTTGGGGTGGTGAGATACTCAATCGGATTGGTCGAATTCAATTTGCAA CTTCTTGCATTCTAATTGCTTTGGCAGTTTGCTCATTAATTGAGTTCGTTTCCGACGGAGAGTACATTTATTGGACTGTTGGATTTGTTCAAGGATCTATTCTGTGTGGTTTGCAGGCTTTAACTTTGTACTCGATTGAATTTAATGGCACAATGGTCAG ATCCTTAATTTGTGGAATTCAAGTAAGCTTTGGCTTTTGGGGTGCATTCCTGGGATCTATTGTTTATGATAAAATAATGCCAGAAGGAAATGCACGTGTTGTTGCATTGGCATCAGTACTTTGTCTCTTTGTATTGTGTTTTTTGAGTACATTCCTTaaagaaacaaagaaattaTTGTAA